From Candidatus Syntrophoarchaeum caldarius, the proteins below share one genomic window:
- a CDS encoding membrane protein containing Cellulosome anchoring protein, cohesin region domain protein: protein MIKRIIVVFLIAGILIVSSVTSAAGTDALVKVVPASIDASVGDEFTVEVVVDPAGADVYGVQYDLVFDPAVLQVVNQTAGDFLSQDGANTIEVVNRFNNTAGKLEYGETRMGVEGGVTDPGVLTRITFRVVGDHGSNLKLEDVIVSNPEAQPLDISVEDGVCLVGGNTPGATLTATQTGGTSIPIPTVTVTGTATTVVTATTTPPATSTTPEKTGTPVATPVHTEEPESTPAATTTPNTPGFGLVIAGIGIMMIAYAFKRRI, encoded by the coding sequence ATGATAAAGAGAATCATCGTTGTTTTTCTCATAGCAGGGATTTTAATCGTCTCTTCTGTAACCTCTGCAGCAGGTACAGATGCACTGGTAAAAGTTGTACCGGCATCGATAGATGCATCTGTGGGTGACGAGTTCACGGTTGAGGTAGTCGTTGATCCTGCAGGTGCTGATGTTTACGGGGTACAGTACGATCTTGTCTTTGATCCGGCGGTGCTTCAGGTTGTAAATCAGACCGCAGGAGATTTCCTGAGCCAGGATGGCGCGAACACAATCGAGGTTGTAAACAGGTTCAACAACACCGCTGGTAAGCTTGAGTACGGTGAAACCCGAATGGGTGTTGAGGGTGGTGTGACAGACCCTGGTGTACTTACCAGAATCACCTTCAGGGTGGTGGGTGATCATGGATCAAATCTCAAGCTGGAAGATGTGATTGTGAGCAATCCAGAGGCACAACCACTGGATATATCGGTTGAGGATGGAGTCTGTTTGGTTGGTGGAAACACGCCAGGTGCAACACTGACTGCGACCCAGACGGGAGGTACATCCATACCAATACCGACTGTGACCGTAACAGGGACTGCAACAACCGTGGTGACCGCAACCACGACGCCACCGGCAACCTCAACAACGCCCGAGAAGACTGGTACACCTGTAGCCACACCCGTTCATACAGAAGAACCAGAATCAACCCCTGCTGCAACCACAACACCGAATACACCAGGCTTTGGTCTGGTTATTGCAGGAATCGGCATCATGATGATCGCATACGCGTTTAAGAGGAGGATTTGA
- a CDS encoding peptidase S8/S53 subtilisin kexin sedolisin, translated as MITGAEAAIIEVVPSDQDIHKGEEFTVDIVVSPGGGEVYGVQYLLVFNKSVVKAETQVKGGFLTSDGNESEIVVNTLNNTEGWVEYSETRINTTAGVTANGTLATVTFTATGDKGALSYLNLSEVIMTDLNFTAIDCMRANGSVTITENEPPVANAIIYDDYNNVGSKHLCKVYFDGSGSHDPDGEIASYSWSFGDGTYDTDVTCEHVYGSWNWNGTGYEPFHASLTVTDDGILPQVNTSYFDVVVYIAGDANGDGTVNIVDASIVGYEWGRVCSPPDVCWRDLPQGAWADRADLNNDHEVNILDMVIIGTRWKDTAW; from the coding sequence ATGATAACAGGTGCTGAGGCTGCCATCATTGAGGTTGTGCCATCAGATCAGGATATACATAAGGGTGAGGAGTTCACGGTAGATATCGTGGTTAGCCCGGGGGGAGGTGAGGTCTACGGTGTTCAGTATCTACTCGTATTCAACAAGAGCGTAGTAAAAGCAGAGACACAGGTTAAGGGTGGATTTCTGACATCGGATGGCAATGAGTCAGAGATCGTTGTGAACACACTCAACAATACTGAAGGTTGGGTTGAGTATTCAGAGACGAGAATCAATACGACGGCTGGTGTAACGGCGAATGGGACGCTTGCAACCGTGACGTTTACAGCAACAGGTGATAAAGGAGCTTTATCATATCTGAACTTGAGTGAGGTGATCATGACAGATCTTAACTTCACTGCGATCGACTGTATGAGAGCAAATGGTAGTGTAACGATCACAGAGAATGAGCCACCGGTTGCAAACGCAATTATCTATGATGATTACAATAATGTAGGCTCAAAACACCTCTGTAAGGTTTACTTCGATGGTTCAGGATCGCATGATCCAGATGGTGAGATCGCCTCTTATAGCTGGAGCTTCGGAGACGGTACGTATGATACGGATGTAACATGTGAGCATGTATACGGATCCTGGAACTGGAATGGCACTGGTTATGAACCGTTTCACGCATCGCTCACCGTCACAGATGATGGGATTCTCCCGCAGGTGAACACGTCTTACTTTGATGTGGTGGTCTATATTGCTGGTGATGCGAACGGTGACGGCACGGTGAATATCGTGGATGCTTCGATCGTTGGCTATGAGTGGGGACGGGTGTGTTCTCCGCCTGATGTGTGCTGGCGAGATCTTCCACAAGGAGCATGGGCAGACCGTGCAGATCTCAACAATGATCATGAGGTGAACATCCTTGACATGGTCATCATCGGAACACGGTGGAAGGATACGGCATGGTAA
- a CDS encoding cell surface protein, producing MNIGKEYINRFGKGIGASLLAMIMVLSIAVVLSTPASALPVPPGTNGIYWLEPASSSAPYGDSVTLDVWVNSSIPLFGGTFTIETDPDTCGEFVVGTFDDNTTYFDMGHAIIDEEKHRLFIGYQTVGFVERPPGPYHLGSFEIKCNSTSACTTDVEYIPDLPNTYITNTSGNYDTVEQDATFECEGPPVITDWMQFHYDIANTGNSPSNAPDDNTTKWISDNIGAAASSQAMIVGDKVFVYANDTVYALNKASGAVLWQTSIPGDTQGWGSWASPAYDDDMLFVSAGYNLTKLNATTGAKLQEIAFPDGGYSCNGGPTVADGMVFAGSGGGNYYAFDENDLNTVLWTYATPSGGSAVSTPAVADGKVVVGEMTWGGASVLSCIDEATGSLLWSTSLVGDVGGSAAIDAINNRVYVATFVDYIGDTGKLYALAFDTGAIQWSADITYSDSTPAISGDYIYVSGSVNAPGVTYCFNQAGALQWDVPCGSWTMSPAVADGKLFTGKVGTNWGAVDGICVFDALTGAPVWSDDDDAGSSPSVAESVGMAVSIGNDGKVYAFGTPESVDIYVEPELTNIAPQDQFDVNIVIDPHGIPIYGVEYYLTYDTSIVRAESQVKGPFLGPASDTIVVVNEIDRTNGIVSYAETRKVQGGVTDPGVSSVIQFTAIGPADTCTDLNLSGVIIVDTGKEPVLYEITNGKACIILNNPPEAAGCSKHRINNAQKKFECLAQLCSNSTDDDGDDIVYIRWAFGDGEYGTSEGLGECPCKFHSYISWNWVPFGDPNGDYEPFIVNLTVTDNGDPQLEDTTSFPVTVYMAGDANGDGMVNIIDAVYVGLNWGDTCSGTGCCEYLWATDEDADAADLNNDCQVNILDAVIVGTMWGHEAWY from the coding sequence ATGAATATAGGAAAGGAATATATAAATAGGTTTGGAAAAGGGATTGGCGCATCGCTTCTTGCGATGATAATGGTGCTTTCGATAGCAGTGGTGTTGAGCACACCTGCGAGCGCATTGCCTGTGCCGCCAGGAACCAACGGTATATACTGGCTGGAACCTGCTTCAAGCAGTGCACCGTACGGCGACAGTGTAACACTCGATGTGTGGGTTAATTCCAGCATACCGCTCTTTGGAGGTACGTTTACAATAGAAACAGACCCTGACACGTGCGGCGAATTCGTGGTTGGAACATTCGATGACAACACAACTTATTTCGATATGGGGCACGCCATCATCGACGAGGAGAAGCATCGGCTGTTTATAGGCTACCAGACAGTAGGGTTTGTTGAAAGACCGCCCGGTCCTTACCACCTCGGCAGCTTCGAGATAAAATGCAACTCAACAAGTGCCTGCACAACAGACGTTGAGTACATACCAGATCTGCCAAACACCTACATAACAAACACATCGGGTAACTATGATACCGTGGAGCAGGACGCCACATTCGAATGCGAGGGACCACCAGTAATAACCGACTGGATGCAGTTCCACTACGACATTGCAAACACCGGGAACTCACCATCCAATGCACCAGACGACAACACCACGAAGTGGATCAGTGATAACATCGGCGCAGCGGCATCCTCACAGGCGATGATCGTCGGAGATAAGGTCTTTGTCTATGCTAATGATACGGTATATGCATTGAACAAGGCATCAGGTGCTGTGCTCTGGCAAACCTCAATCCCGGGAGATACGCAAGGCTGGGGTTCATGGGCATCACCGGCATACGATGACGATATGCTCTTTGTAAGTGCAGGCTACAACCTAACGAAGCTAAACGCAACGACTGGAGCAAAGTTACAGGAGATTGCATTCCCTGATGGTGGATACTCGTGTAACGGTGGTCCAACGGTTGCTGACGGCATGGTCTTTGCAGGCAGTGGTGGCGGTAATTACTATGCATTCGATGAGAACGATCTGAACACAGTTCTCTGGACATACGCAACTCCATCAGGAGGTAGTGCAGTTTCAACACCTGCTGTTGCTGACGGAAAGGTCGTGGTCGGCGAGATGACATGGGGTGGAGCATCTGTCTTATCCTGTATTGACGAGGCTACAGGATCCTTACTATGGTCAACCTCACTCGTTGGGGATGTCGGCGGTTCTGCCGCAATCGATGCTATAAACAACAGGGTCTATGTTGCAACCTTCGTGGATTATATTGGCGATACCGGTAAGCTGTATGCACTCGCTTTCGACACAGGAGCCATACAGTGGAGCGCGGACATAACCTATAGCGACTCAACACCAGCGATCTCAGGAGACTACATTTACGTCTCCGGGAGTGTTAATGCACCGGGTGTGACTTACTGCTTCAATCAGGCAGGCGCGCTTCAGTGGGATGTTCCCTGCGGAAGCTGGACAATGTCACCAGCGGTTGCAGACGGTAAGCTCTTCACTGGTAAGGTTGGAACGAACTGGGGAGCAGTAGATGGGATCTGTGTGTTTGATGCCCTGACAGGAGCACCAGTATGGTCAGACGATGACGATGCAGGCTCATCACCCTCTGTTGCAGAGTCTGTTGGTATGGCAGTGAGTATCGGTAACGACGGTAAGGTCTATGCGTTCGGAACGCCTGAATCGGTTGATATATACGTTGAGCCAGAACTCACCAATATCGCACCGCAGGATCAGTTCGATGTTAACATCGTGATCGATCCGCACGGTATACCGATCTATGGTGTTGAGTACTACCTGACGTATGATACATCGATCGTCAGAGCTGAGTCCCAGGTGAAGGGACCGTTCCTTGGTCCGGCAAGTGATACGATCGTTGTTGTGAACGAGATCGACCGCACGAACGGTATCGTCTCGTATGCCGAGACAAGAAAAGTACAGGGCGGTGTGACCGATCCAGGTGTCTCGTCTGTGATCCAGTTTACAGCGATCGGACCTGCTGATACCTGCACAGACCTGAACCTGAGCGGTGTTATCATCGTTGATACAGGAAAGGAGCCAGTGCTATATGAGATCACGAACGGCAAAGCTTGCATAATTCTGAACAACCCACCAGAGGCAGCAGGATGCTCGAAGCACAGGATCAACAACGCACAGAAGAAGTTTGAGTGCCTTGCACAGCTCTGCTCAAATTCAACCGACGATGATGGTGACGATATCGTCTATATCAGATGGGCGTTTGGTGATGGTGAGTATGGGACAAGCGAAGGTCTTGGCGAGTGCCCGTGCAAGTTCCATTCCTACATCTCCTGGAACTGGGTGCCGTTCGGTGATCCAAACGGTGACTACGAGCCGTTCATCGTGAACCTGACGGTAACTGACAACGGAGACCCACAGCTTGAGGATACCACCTCCTTCCCGGTAACGGTCTACATGGCAGGGGATGCGAACGGTGACGGCATGGTCAACATCATTGATGCGGTCTATGTCGGTCTCAACTGGGGTGATACCTGCTCAGGTACAGGCTGCTGCGAGTACCTGTGGGCTACTGATGAAGACGCTGATGCTGCAGACCTGAACAACGACTGCCAGGTGAACATCCTTGATGCAGTGATTGTCGGAACGATGTGGGGACACGAAGCCTGGTATTAG
- a CDS encoding Metal-dependent phosphohydrolase, with the protein MNRAECIEILRQTGCNSDVIAHSIAVADLALEICDIRWKDLADRELVEAGALLHDIGRSKTQQIDHAVIGVEIGRELGLDPRILLIIERHIGAGITQDEAEALGLPAKDYLPETIEEKIVAHADNLVDDTTRITFHERIKQVEERLTEAHVNRMIKLHNEVCGRRFEPEIFCGYAKINDVKQLMKEIADIAQKHSLVIQIVDGDLVAGKEHVRSAVFKAIRSMDAGEAIASSLSLEILLYLAGTRNISKALEIGVKEGEGRVYLIIIGDEVGKDVKEEIFELLHFKEDDFSRSCENKEQLMAFFGITEEELGVAGEDKLEMLVIERGALLEVLK; encoded by the coding sequence GTGAACAGAGCTGAGTGTATCGAGATTTTACGCCAGACTGGCTGTAACAGTGATGTAATAGCGCATTCGATTGCCGTAGCCGATCTGGCACTTGAGATATGCGATATACGATGGAAGGATCTGGCAGATCGTGAACTTGTCGAGGCTGGTGCTCTCCTCCATGATATTGGCAGGTCAAAAACGCAGCAAATCGACCATGCAGTTATTGGAGTTGAGATCGGACGGGAACTGGGCCTTGATCCGCGCATTCTTCTGATCATTGAGCGGCATATTGGAGCGGGCATAACTCAGGATGAGGCAGAAGCATTAGGACTTCCTGCAAAGGATTATTTACCGGAGACGATCGAAGAGAAGATCGTTGCACACGCTGATAACCTCGTGGATGATACCACGCGGATCACATTTCATGAGCGAATAAAACAGGTGGAGGAAAGACTCACAGAAGCGCACGTCAATCGAATGATCAAGCTTCACAACGAGGTTTGTGGCAGGAGATTTGAGCCTGAGATATTTTGTGGTTACGCAAAGATCAATGACGTGAAGCAACTGATGAAAGAGATCGCAGATATTGCACAGAAACACAGTCTTGTTATACAGATCGTTGATGGAGATCTTGTGGCAGGAAAAGAACACGTGCGATCTGCTGTTTTTAAAGCGATCCGTTCAATGGATGCAGGAGAAGCGATCGCATCTTCTCTTAGCCTTGAGATCCTTTTATATCTTGCTGGAACGCGTAATATCAGCAAAGCCCTTGAGATTGGGGTTAAAGAGGGTGAAGGTAGGGTGTACCTCATAATAATCGGTGATGAAGTTGGCAAGGACGTTAAAGAAGAAATCTTTGAACTTTTGCACTTTAAAGAAGATGATTTTAGCAGATCCTGTGAGAATAAAGAGCAACTGATGGCGTTTTTTGGGATAACAGAAGAAGAGCTTGGCGTTGCAGGTGAGGATAAACTCGAGATGCTTGTCATAGAAAGGGGTGCACTCCTCGAGGTTCTTAAGTAA
- a CDS encoding multi-sensor signal transduction histidine kinase, with translation MDKEELEQMVEMATIDLRNDKMRLAKAYEELKELDRMKTDFVSITAHELGTPLAIMRNNVEMLLDGTFGDLEDDQRESLSMIINNIERLIKLVQDVRDMSAIYGGRLRLDSEPTFIPELVRGIVDDLKSLAKTREHELELSISSDVSDFVCDRDRVTQVLNNLIHNAIKFTPKGGKIVVSVQKDESNSQNLLFKVEDNGIGISAEEQEKIFDHFYEGDTYLHHETGGSGLGLSIAKGIVEAHGGKIWVESTPEVGSKFYFTIPGGNK, from the coding sequence ATGGATAAAGAGGAACTTGAGCAGATGGTAGAGATGGCGACCATTGACCTTCGAAACGATAAGATGAGGCTTGCAAAGGCTTATGAGGAGTTGAAGGAGCTTGATAGAATGAAGACAGATTTCGTCTCGATCACTGCACATGAGCTTGGAACGCCACTCGCAATTATGCGAAATAATGTTGAAATGCTTCTTGATGGGACCTTCGGTGATCTTGAAGATGACCAGAGAGAGAGTCTTTCGATGATCATAAACAATATCGAACGTTTGATAAAGCTTGTACAGGATGTACGAGATATGTCCGCCATTTATGGCGGCAGACTTCGACTTGATAGTGAACCTACATTTATACCAGAGCTTGTCAGGGGAATCGTTGATGACCTGAAGAGTCTGGCTAAAACGCGGGAACATGAGCTTGAGCTAAGCATTTCGAGCGATGTCTCAGATTTTGTCTGTGACAGGGATAGGGTTACACAGGTACTGAACAACCTGATACACAATGCGATAAAGTTCACACCAAAAGGGGGAAAGATCGTGGTGTCGGTGCAGAAAGATGAATCAAACAGCCAGAACCTGCTCTTTAAGGTTGAAGATAATGGCATAGGAATTTCAGCAGAGGAGCAGGAAAAGATATTCGATCATTTCTACGAAGGAGATACATACCTCCATCATGAGACCGGTGGATCGGGATTGGGGCTTTCGATCGCCAAAGGAATCGTTGAGGCACATGGAGGGAAAATCTGGGTTGAGAGCACACCTGAGGTTGGAAGCAAGTTCTATTTTACGATACCAGGGGGAAATAAGTGA
- a CDS encoding secreted protein containing Cellulosome anchoring protein, cohesin region domain protein: MREILTTFIVALCSIGVLSVSTALGGPIVSVDPPDLNGLKGETFTVNITIDPQGEAIYGAQYDLYFDPAVLQVVSQTKGDFLTQDGASSIEIVNTFNNTIGRLEYSETRIGTSDGVTGAGVLAMITFNLTNCGSSDLTLSNVILANTSAQPISGVRLNNSTVHGLIRGDLAPYPDGNCVLNMGDVIRLLNYIHDEEKYPVNEYLADLNLDGEIDVDDVMLLLSYVGEEE; encoded by the coding sequence ATGCGAGAGATCCTCACCACTTTTATCGTAGCACTCTGCTCTATCGGTGTTCTATCGGTATCAACAGCGCTTGGTGGACCGATTGTAAGCGTTGACCCTCCAGACCTCAACGGTTTAAAAGGAGAGACATTCACCGTAAATATCACCATCGATCCACAGGGTGAAGCGATTTACGGTGCACAGTATGACCTTTACTTTGATCCAGCTGTGCTTCAGGTTGTAAGCCAGACAAAAGGTGATTTCCTGACACAGGACGGTGCAAGCTCGATCGAGATCGTGAATACGTTCAACAACACCATTGGTAGACTTGAGTATAGTGAGACGAGGATAGGAACATCCGATGGTGTGACTGGTGCAGGTGTGCTTGCCATGATCACATTCAATCTTACTAACTGCGGATCATCAGATCTTACGCTATCAAATGTGATTCTGGCAAACACTTCAGCTCAACCGATCTCAGGTGTCAGGCTCAATAATTCAACTGTTCATGGACTTATACGTGGAGATCTTGCCCCGTATCCAGATGGTAACTGTGTGTTAAATATGGGAGATGTAATCCGTCTTTTAAATTACATACACGATGAAGAAAAGTATCCTGTCAACGAATATCTTGCTGATCTCAACCTGGATGGTGAGATCGATGTGGATGATGTGATGCTCCTGCTATCGTATGTGGGAGAAGAAGAATAA
- a CDS encoding Pyrrolo-quinoline quinone: MKRDGNFYGTQIMIIAICVMMVFTVVTVTASEWPQFQKDEVNTGVCNDKILGRSVSWNVMTHTNTYMAAGVNVVPVVANNNVYVLDCEGYIWSFDAVTGNENGNCSYNSNADFQLSTPAYGDDKIFFAMSRGDEKGSVFAVNANDVSDEIWNVTVDSTQQINVPITYDSYDSGKIYFGTWNGTWSTTEGCGRYYCLNAVNGNEIWNYTTSTEGNGYYWAGACIIGDYIVFGDDLGNITCLNKNTGALVDVKNIKDEVSNAKQIRSSVSCNATYHNATCGRVYFTDGNYTSSSIHSGRLWAYDINTSTGTLTYAWNREIDFSRSTPVVYKNRVYVGCGDFRVAGKLYCIYESDGTVDWSFTVPTLSSACKPGVTASPVLSIDGDATYIYFTVNSVNGRLYCINESGSELWYYEPPESDPSGEYISQGAAIYKNTAGEMRVFFGNDAGKLYALDEGMCGDVDGDGFVTGFDSYLVYTRDLEISQWAADVDCDGFITGFDSYLVYTRNLNCCDD; encoded by the coding sequence ATGAAAAGGGATGGAAATTTTTACGGTACACAGATCATGATAATTGCAATCTGTGTTATGATGGTATTTACAGTTGTTACGGTCACGGCGTCTGAATGGCCCCAGTTCCAGAAGGATGAGGTGAATACGGGTGTTTGCAATGATAAGATTCTTGGAAGAAGCGTTAGCTGGAACGTGATGACGCATACGAATACATATATGGCAGCGGGAGTCAATGTGGTTCCAGTTGTGGCGAATAACAACGTATATGTGCTCGACTGCGAGGGATACATCTGGAGCTTTGACGCAGTGACAGGGAATGAAAACGGTAACTGTTCCTATAATTCCAATGCAGACTTCCAGCTCTCAACGCCAGCTTATGGAGATGATAAGATCTTCTTTGCGATGAGTCGTGGAGATGAGAAAGGGTCAGTATTCGCTGTGAATGCAAACGATGTGAGCGATGAGATATGGAATGTGACCGTTGATTCGACACAGCAGATAAACGTACCTATAACCTATGATAGCTATGATAGCGGCAAAATATATTTCGGCACATGGAACGGAACATGGAGCACAACGGAAGGATGTGGGAGATATTACTGCCTTAATGCTGTGAACGGCAACGAGATATGGAACTACACAACAAGCACAGAGGGAAACGGCTACTACTGGGCTGGCGCGTGCATAATCGGTGATTACATCGTATTTGGAGATGATCTTGGGAATATCACCTGTTTGAATAAGAATACAGGCGCACTGGTGGATGTGAAGAATATCAAAGATGAGGTATCAAACGCAAAACAGATAAGGTCGTCTGTAAGCTGCAATGCAACGTACCACAACGCAACCTGCGGTAGAGTGTACTTCACGGATGGAAACTACACGAGTAGTAGTATTCACAGTGGAAGGTTATGGGCTTACGACATCAATACGAGCACGGGGACTCTGACATACGCGTGGAACAGAGAGATTGACTTCTCAAGGTCTACACCGGTTGTTTATAAAAATCGGGTATATGTCGGGTGCGGTGATTTCCGTGTTGCTGGTAAGCTCTACTGCATCTACGAATCCGATGGAACAGTTGACTGGAGTTTCACGGTTCCAACACTTTCTTCAGCCTGTAAACCAGGAGTTACGGCATCTCCTGTCCTATCGATCGATGGGGATGCTACCTACATCTATTTCACGGTAAACAGTGTAAATGGAAGGCTATACTGTATTAATGAAAGCGGTAGCGAACTCTGGTACTACGAACCACCGGAATCTGACCCGAGCGGCGAATACATCTCACAGGGCGCAGCGATCTACAAGAACACCGCAGGCGAGATGCGAGTATTCTTCGGAAACGACGCAGGGAAGCTTTACGCCCTCGATGAAGGAATGTGCGGGGATGTGGATGGCGATGGTTTTGTGACAGGATTCGATTCCTACCTGGTGTACACACGAGATCTTGAGATCAGTCAATGGGCAGCGGATGTTGACTGTGATGGATTCATAACAGGTTTTGATTCCTACTTAGTATACACAAGAAATCTGAACTGCTGTGATGATTAG
- a CDS encoding chemotaxis protein CheY gives MVVDDTKDMVWTVKKVLKSDGYNTMEAGGGLECLQKLYESREKPDLILLDVMMQPMDGWVTLKTIKADKKLSSIPVSMMTVIPPTPDIIEGELLMMFENYITKPFTKTELLNKLHETFEQMDKINSKYDALINKKAGKVADEYKHLATEFLRRKRVVEAMKKCSSTKLKSGKPIDEVIKNQEELIWIMEQKIAAIEHRYGI, from the coding sequence ATGGTAGTTGATGATACAAAAGACATGGTATGGACTGTGAAGAAGGTACTCAAATCAGACGGTTATAACACGATGGAGGCAGGTGGTGGGCTTGAATGTCTGCAAAAGCTCTATGAATCGCGTGAGAAGCCAGATCTGATTCTTCTCGATGTTATGATGCAGCCAATGGATGGATGGGTAACTTTGAAAACGATAAAGGCGGATAAGAAGCTCAGTTCAATTCCTGTCTCGATGATGACCGTGATTCCACCCACACCGGATATCATAGAGGGTGAGCTGCTCATGATGTTTGAGAACTACATCACAAAACCATTCACCAAGACTGAACTCCTTAACAAGCTACATGAGACCTTTGAACAGATGGATAAAATAAATAGTAAATATGACGCACTTATCAATAAAAAGGCCGGGAAGGTTGCAGATGAGTATAAGCATCTTGCGACAGAGTTTCTGAGGAGAAAAAGAGTTGTTGAGGCGATGAAGAAATGCAGCAGCACAAAGTTAAAGTCTGGAAAACCGATAGATGAAGTGATAAAGAACCAGGAAGAGCTGATATGGATTATGGAACAAAAGATCGCCGCCATTGAGCATAGATATGGAATATAA